Proteins encoded together in one Pithys albifrons albifrons isolate INPA30051 chromosome 29, PitAlb_v1, whole genome shotgun sequence window:
- the ANK1 gene encoding ankyrin-1 isoform X1, with protein sequence MAQAAKQLKKIKDIEAQALQEQKEKEESNRKRRNRSRDRKKKADAATSFLRAARSGNLDKALDHLRNGVDINTCNQNGLNALHLASKEGHVKMVVELLHKEIVLETTTKKGNTALHIAALAGQQDVVRELVNYGANVNAQSQKGFTPLYMAAQENHLEVVKFLLENGANQNVATEDGFTPLAVALQQGHENVVAHLINYGTKGKVRLPALHIAARNDDTRTAAVLLQNDPNADVLSKTGFTPLHIAAHYENLSVAQLLLNRGASVNFTPQNGITPLHIASRRGNIIMVRLLLDRGAQIETRTKDELTPLHCAARNGHVRIAEILLDHGAPIQAKTKNGLSPIHMAAQGDHLDCVRLLLQYSADIDDITLDHLTPLHVAAHCGHHRVAKLLVEKGAKPNSRALNGFTPLHIACKKNHIRVMELLLKTGASIDAVTESGLTPLHVAAFMGHLPIVKTLLQRGASPNVSNVKVETPLHMAARAGHTDVAKYLLQNKAKANAKAKDDQTPLHCAARIGHTGMVKLLLENNANPNLATTAGHTPLHITAREGHMDTALALLEKGASQTCMTKKGFTPLHVAAKYGKVDVAELLLAHDAHPNASGKNGLTPLHVAVHHNNLEIVKLLLPKGSSPHNSAWNGYTPLHIAAKQNQLEVASSLLQYGASANAESVQGVTPLHLASQEGHADMVALLFSKQANGNLGNKSGLTPLHLVAQEGHVLVADVLVKHGVTVDAMTRMGYTPLHVASHYGNIKLVKFLLQHQADVNAKTKLGYTPLHQAAQQGHTDVVTLLLKHGASPNEISTNGTTPLAIAKRLGYISVTDVLKIVTEETDIPPVGDKHRMSFPETVDEILDVSEDEGTAHVTVMEEELIAPKPRTADLRDQEGKRELVEFMTTTTVEQTVESPAVLQIPCVPPETVVTRVEETEQVGPVETEAEQVSGLHAPSVSPQEPSKEFDEDSLIPSSPATETSDNISPVASPVHTGFLVSFMVDARGGSMRGSRHHGLRVVIPPRACAAPTRITCRLVKPQKLPAPPPLAEEEGLTSRIIALGPAGAQFLSPVIVEIPHFASYGRGDRELVVLRSENGSVWKEHRNRYEESYMDQLLNGMDEELESQEELDKKRVCRIITTDFPLYFVVMSRICQDCDMIGPEGGCLKSTLVPMVQATFPDTAVTKGVRLALQAQPVPDELVTKLLGNQATFSPIVTVEPRRRKFHRPIGLRIPLPPSWKDNPRDSGEGDTTSLRLLCSVIGGTAQAQWEDITGTTKLVYENECANFTTNVSARFWLADCPRTAEAVHFATMLYKELTAVPYMAKFVVFAKMNDAREGRLRCYCMTDDKVDKTLEQHENFTEVARSRDIEVVEGMPLHVELSGNLVPVKKATQPRTFLFQSFRENRLAIPIKVRDSSREASGSLSFLRKAMKYEDLQHVLCHLNISIPPCTKGSGSEERRRTLTPLSLRERYSILSETSFGSLSSTDKADQKMVDIAEQLGLSWAELARELQFGVDDINRIRVENPNSLLEQSVALLNLWVSREGKNVKMENLYTALRNIDRGEIVNTLEGSGRQSRSLKGSWRYTDREYSLSPSQMNGYASLQDELLSPASLHYTLPSPLRADQYWNEVAIMDAIPMAATEQDALMEMSDMQVWSSGLTPSLVTAEDSSLECSKAEDSDATSEGRFPGQPLADVHGPDHMGSMDLVEDDTVDSDAMNGLIDLLEQEEGQRPEGKMPAGGHQPGTGEQDPESEVSFVSVQQKVQARITTSPTISHAVEKSAERLRDWNAEGSFISCLQDLTAGSWQEGVTRRLLPTHTTAQGQEQEQVLVPAVELMRVSSAEDSDWQPQHPTGGWQEEPDSRFFGQGNEVLHLPGEQVTEEQFTDDQGNIITKKIIRKVVRQLGPGDMGDRQEQEELILEGSLQEPQDLEAEDDHFMKYSILHRDGLGAKEEVRVRVPKPEVSGGRMGAQIVKRASLKRGKQ encoded by the exons GCTGATGCTGCAACCAGTTTCTTGAGAGCTGCAAGATCCGGGAATCTGGACAAAGCCTTGGATCACCTCAGGAATGGGGTAGATATTAACACCTGTAACCAG AATGGGCTGAATGCCTTGCACTTGGCCTCCAAGGAGGGCCACGTGAAAATggtggtggagctgctgcacaagGAGATTGTTTTGGAGACAACAACCAAG AAGggaaacacagccctgcacatTGCTGCCTTGGCTGGACAACAGGACGTGGTCCGGGAGCTGGTGAACTATGGGGCCAACGTCAACGCACAGTCACAG AAAGGCTTCACGCCTCTCTACATGGCAGCACAGGAGAACCACCTGGAGGTCGTGAAGTTCTTGCTGGAAAATGGAGCCAACCAGAATGTAGCCACAGAG GATGGCTTCACACCACtagctgtggctctgcagcaaGGGCATGAGAACGTGGTTGCTCACCTTATCAACTACGGGACGAAGGGGAAGGTCCGCCTGCCCGCCCTGCACATCGCAGCCCGCAACGATGACACCCGCACAGCGGCCGTGCTGCTGCAGAATGACCCCAATGCTGACGTCCTCTCCAAG ACTGGATTCACCCCCTTGCACATTGCAGCCCACTACGAGAATCTCAGTGTGGCCCAGTTACTGCTGAACCGTGGAGCCAGTGTCAACTTCACACCCCAG AACGGGATCACCCCCCTGCACATCGCCTCGCGCCGGGGCAACATCATCATGGTGCGGCTGCTGCTGGACCGTGGTGCCCAGATAGAGACCAGGACCAAG gATGAGCTGACCCCTCTCCACTGTGCAGCCCGCAATGGACACGTGCGAATTGCAGAGATCCTGCTGGACCATGGGGCTCCCATTCAAGCCAAAACTAAG AACGGCTTGTCGCCGATCCACATGGCAGCGCAGGGCGACCACCTGGACTGCGtgcggctgctgctgcagtaCAGCGCCGACATCGACGACATCACCCTGGACCACCTGACGCCGCTGCACGTGGCCGCGCACTGCGGGCACCACCGCGTGGCCAAGCTGCTGGTGGAGAAGGGGGCCAAGCCCAACTCCAGAGCCCTG AATGGCTTCACACCCCTTCATATCGCCTGCAAGAAGAACCACATCCGagtgatggagctgctgctgaagacaGGTGCCTCCATTGACGCCGTCACAGAG TCTGGCCTGACCCCCCTGCATGTGGCTGCCTTCATGGGGCACTTGCCCATCGTCAAGACCTTGCTGCAGCGTGGAGCTTCTCCTAATGTGTCCAACGTG AAAGTGGAGACACCCCTGCACAtggcagccagagctgggcacacgGATGTGGCAAAGTACCTGCTGCAGAACAAAGCCAAGGCCAATGCCAAGGCCAAG GATGACCAGACCCCCCTGCACTGTGCTGCACGCATTGGCCACACTGGCATGGTCAAACTGCTGCTGGAGAACAATGCCAACCCCAACCTGGCcaccacagcagggcacacGCCCCTGCACATCACTGCCAGAGAGGGGCAcatggacacagccctggccctgctggagaagggagCCTCACAGACCTGCATGACCAAG AAAGGATTTACCCCTCTCCACGTTGCAGCCAAGTATGGGAAGGTGGATGTGGCAGAGTTGTTGCTGGCACATGATGCCCACCCCAATGCATCAGGGAAG AATGGCCTGACCCCACTGCACGTGGCTGTGCACCACAACAACCTGGAGATTGTcaagctgctgcttcccaagggGAGCTCCCCACACAACTCAGCCTGG AACGGGTACACCCCCCTGCACATCGCTGCCAAGCAGAACCAGCTGGAGGTGGCCAGCAGCCTGCTGCAGTACGGGGCCTCTGCGAACGCCGAGTCTGTGCAGGGAGTCACCCCCCTGCACTTGGCTTCCCAGGAGGGCCACGCAGACATGGTGGCCCTGCTTTTCTCCAAACAAGCCAATGGCAACTTGGGCAACAAG AGTGGCCTGACTCCTCTCCATCTTGTGGCCCAAGAGGGGCACGTGCTGGTTGCTGATGTTCTGGTGAAACATGGAGTCACAGTGGATGCAATGACCAGG ATGGGCTATACCCCACTGCATGTGGCCAGCCACTATGGAAACATCAAGCTGGTGAAGTTTTTGCTGCAGCACCAAGCTGATGTCAATGCCAAGACTAAG CTGGGCTACACCCCCCTGCACCAAGCGGCACAGCAGGGCCACACAGATGTGGTGACACTGCTGCTGAAGCACGGGGCCTCTCCCAATGAGATCAGCACA AATGGCACCACTCCCCTGGCCATCGCCAAGCGCCTCGGCTACATTTCCGTCACCGACGTGCTCAAGATCGTCACGGAGGAGACTGACATCCCG ccagTTGGTGACAAGCACCGCATGAGCTTCCCAGAGACTGTAGATGAGATTCTGGATGTCTCAGAGGATGAAG GCACTGCTCATGTCACAGTAATGG AGGAGGAGCTGATTGCACCGAAACCCAGGACAGCTGATCTCAGAGACCAGGAAGGCAAGAGGGAGTTAGTGGAGTTCATGACCACGACAACAGTGGAGCAAAC GGTGGAGTCTCCAGCTGTCCTGCAGATCCCCTGTGTCCCACCTGAAACTGTGGTGACCAGAGTGGAGGAGACTGAGCAGGTAGGACCTGTGGAGACAGAAGCTGAGCAAGTCAGCGGGCTGCATGCACCCTCGGTGTCCCCACAGGAG CCCTCCAAAGAGTTCGACGAGGACTCCCTGAtccccagcagccctgccacGGAGACCTCGGACAACATCAGCCCTGTGGCCAGCCCCGTGCACACAGG GTTCCTGGTGAGCTTCATGGTGGATGCCCGTGGTGGCTCCATGAGGGGCAGCCGGCACCACGGGCTGCGCGTGGTCATCCCGCCCCGCGCCTGTGCCGCGCCCACCCGCATCACCTGCCGCCTGGTGAAACCCCAGAAACTGCCTGCACCCCCACCACTGGCTGAGGAGGAGGGTCTCACCAGCAGGATCATCGCCCTGGGGCCTGCTGGCGCTCAGTTCCTCAG CCCCGTCATTGTGGAGATCCCACACTTTGCCTCGTACGGGCGTGGGGACCgggagctggtggtgctgcgCAGCGAGAACGGCTCCGTGTGGAAGGAGCATCGCAACCGCTACGAGGAGAGCTACATGGACCAGCTGCTCAACGGCATGGATGAGG agctggagagccaggaggagctggatAAGAAGAGGGTCTGCCGTATCATCACCACAGACTTCCCTCTCTACTTTGTGGTCATGTCCCGGATTTGCCAGGACTGTGACATGATTGGCCCTGAGGGAGGGTGTTTGAAAAGCACACTGGTGCCCATGGTGCAGGCCACCTTCCCAGACACTGCTGTCACCAAGGGAGTGAGGCTGGCCCTGCAG gcacagccagtgcCTGATGAGTTGGTGACTAAGCTGCTGGGGAACCAAGCAACATTCAGCCCCATTGTCACAGTGGAGCCACGACGGAGGAAATTCCACCGCCCCATCGGGCTCCGCATCCCACTGCCACCATCCTGGAAGGACAATCCACGGGACAGCGGGGAGGGTGACACCACCAGCCTGCgcctgctctgcagtgtcatCG gagggacagcCCAAGCCCAGTGGGAAGACATAACAGGCACCACGAAGCTGGTGTATGAAAATGAGTGTGCTAACTTTACCACCAATGTGTCTGCCAG GTTCTGGCTGGCTGACTGCCCACGCACAGCCGAGGCTGTGCACTTTGCCACCATGCTGTACAAGGAGCTGACAGCTGTGCCCTACATGGCCAAATTCGTGGTGTTTGCCAAGATGAACGATGCACGGGAGGGACGGCTGCGCTGCTACTGCATGACTGATGACAAGGTTGACAAGACTTTAGAGCAGCATGAGAACTTCACCGAGGTGGCCCGGAGCAGGGACATTGAG gTGGTAGAGGGAATGCCTTTGCACGTCGAACTCTCAGGGAACCTGGTGCCTGTCAAGAAGGCCACTCAGCCCCGCACCTTCCTCTTCCAGTCCTTCCGGGAGAACCGTCTTGCAATCCCCATCAAG GTCCGGGACAGCAGCCGGGAAGCCAGCGGCTCCCTGTCGTTCTTGCGCAAGGCCATGAAATATGAGGACCTCCAGCACGTGCTCTGCCACCTGAACATCAGCATACCACCCTGCACCAAG gggagTGGCAGTGAGGAGCGGAGGAGGACGCTGACGCCGCTGTCTCTGCGGGAGCGATACAGCATCCTGAGCGAGACCAGTTTCG gctctctgagcagcacagacaagGCAGACCAGAAGATGGTTGACATAGCAGAACAGCTGGGCCTCAGCTGGGCTG AGCTGGCACGTGAGCTGCAGTTTGGGGTGGACGACATCAACAGGATACGTGTGGAGAACCCCAACTCCCTTCTGGAGCAGAGCGTGGCCTTACTCAACCTCTGGGTCAGCCGCGAGGGCAAGAATGTCAAGA TGGAGAACCTGTACACGGCGCTGAGGAACATCGACCGCGGCGAGATCGTGAACACGCTGGAGGGCTCCGGCCGGCAGAGCCGCAGCCTGAAGGGCAGCTGGCGCTACACAGACAGGGAATACTCCCTCTCACCATCCCAGATGAATG GTTACGCTTCGCTGCAGGACGAGCTGCTGTCCCCTGCCTCCCTGCATTACACACTGCCATCCCCGCTGCGGGCCGACCAGTACTGGAATGAGGTGGCCATCATGGATGCCATCCCAATGGCTGCCACTGAGCAGGACGCCCTGATGGAGATGTCCGACATGCAGGTGTGGTCCTCGGGGCTCACCCCCTCGCTGGTGACTGCTGAGGACTCCTCTCTGGAGTGCAGCAAGGCTGAGGACTCGGATGCCACAAGCGAAGGCCGGTTCCCAGGGCAGCCTCTAGCAGATGTGCATGGCCCAGACCACATGGGCTCTATGGACCTGGTTGAGGATGACACAGTGGACTCAGATGCCATGAATGGCCTGATTGACCTTCtagagcaggaggaagggcagAGGCCAGAGGGGAAGATGCCAGCCGGTGGTCATCAGCCAGGGACTGGGGAGCAGGACCCGGAGAGTGAAGTCTCTTTTGTTTCAGTTCAGCAGAAAGTGCAAGCCAGGATCACGACATCTCCTACTATTAGCCATGCTGTGGAGAAGAGTGCAGAGAG GCTGAGGGACTGGAATGCAGAAGGCTCCTTTATCTCCTGCCTACAGGACCTGACAGCgggctcctggcaggaggggGTCACCCGAAGGCTGCTCCCAACGCACACCACggcacagggccaggagcaaGAGCAGGTCCTGGTGCCAGCCGTGGAGCTGATGCGggtcagctctgcagaggacaGCGactggcagccccagcaccccacaggTGGCTGGCAGGAGGAGCCCGACAGCCGCTTCTTTGGGCAG GGGAACGAAGTCCTTCATCTCCCGGGAGAGCAGGTGACTGAGGAGCAGTTCACCGATGATCAAGGCAATATCATCACCAAGAAG ATTATCCGGAAGGTGGTGCGGCAGCTGGGCCCTGGTGACATGGGTGACAGGCAGGAACAGGAGGAGCTGATTCTGGAGGGCTCCCTGCAGGAGCCCCAAGACCTGGAGGCTGAGGATGATCACTTCATGAAATACTCCATCTTGCACCGGGATGGTCTGGGGGCCAAG GAGGAGGTGCGAGTGCGTGTCCCGAAACCAGAGGTCTCCGGGGGCAGGATGGGGGCTCAGATAGTGAAACGAGCCAGCCTGAAAAGGGGGAAGCAGTGA
- the ANK1 gene encoding ankyrin-1 isoform X8 gives MWAFLAQLLTALVLLAFFLVSCQNVMHIVRGSVRFLLKHAHRELDKELGESPGLADDEEALSGRVVRRRVLVKGNEVLHLPGEQVTEEQFTDDQGNIITKKIIRKVVRQLGPGDMGDRQEQEELILEGSLQEPQDLEAEDDHFMKYSILHRDGLGAKEEVRVRVPKPEVSGGRMGAQIVKRASLKRGKQ, from the exons ATGTGGGCTTTCCTGGCGCAGCTGCTGACCGCGCTGGTGCTGCTGGCGTTCTTCCTGGTCAGCTGCCAGAACGTCATGCACATCGTCAGGGGCTCTGTCCGCTTCCTGCTCAAACACGCCCACCGGGAGCTGGACAAGGAGCTTGGGGAGAGCCCGGGGCTGGCGGACGATGAGGAGGCTCTGTCCGGCAGAGTCGTCCGCCGGCGCGTCCTGGTGAAG GGGAACGAAGTCCTTCATCTCCCGGGAGAGCAGGTGACTGAGGAGCAGTTCACCGATGATCAAGGCAATATCATCACCAAGAAG ATTATCCGGAAGGTGGTGCGGCAGCTGGGCCCTGGTGACATGGGTGACAGGCAGGAACAGGAGGAGCTGATTCTGGAGGGCTCCCTGCAGGAGCCCCAAGACCTGGAGGCTGAGGATGATCACTTCATGAAATACTCCATCTTGCACCGGGATGGTCTGGGGGCCAAG GAGGAGGTGCGAGTGCGTGTCCCGAAACCAGAGGTCTCCGGGGGCAGGATGGGGGCTCAGATAGTGAAACGAGCCAGCCTGAAAAGGGGGAAGCAGTGA